One genomic region from Chloroherpetonaceae bacterium encodes:
- a CDS encoding head GIN domain-containing protein codes for MSIHTHRFHFHIRFISLSLLLLLFSACEVDTFIVPSGSYAKQVRAVGTFESIEVANGFDLRITDSETTLFAIETYANVQENIIVEVVGSKLRVYQKPNVSYLGDPDVKVYISKSTLTDIVSSGGGNVLFENQWSNPSLLITVSGGGEISGEVLMGSRLELTLSGGSKATLSGSTPMLKLNSSGGGTSRFLNLTSTEADAIVSGGGFLELQVLNKFWVEASGGSTVRYKGSPAIERSVLTGGSTLEKVP; via the coding sequence ATGTCTATCCACACACACCGATTTCATTTCCATATTCGTTTCATATCCTTATCCTTGCTCCTATTGCTTTTTTCCGCTTGCGAAGTGGATACCTTTATCGTTCCTTCCGGTTCTTATGCCAAGCAAGTTCGCGCAGTAGGAACCTTTGAATCGATTGAAGTCGCCAATGGCTTTGATCTTCGAATTACCGATAGTGAAACCACCCTCTTTGCGATAGAAACCTACGCCAATGTCCAAGAGAATATCATCGTTGAAGTGGTTGGCAGCAAACTCCGCGTTTATCAGAAGCCGAACGTGTCTTATTTAGGTGACCCCGATGTAAAAGTTTATATCTCGAAATCCACCCTAACCGACATCGTTTCCTCAGGCGGTGGTAATGTGTTATTTGAAAATCAGTGGAGCAATCCTTCACTTTTGATCACGGTCAGTGGCGGTGGAGAAATATCTGGCGAAGTTTTGATGGGCTCACGGCTTGAACTGACGCTTTCGGGTGGCTCGAAAGCGACGCTTTCCGGAAGCACTCCGATGCTGAAACTGAATTCAAGTGGCGGCGGCACGTCTCGATTTTTAAACCTAACCAGCACCGAAGCCGATGCAATCGTTTCGGGCGGCGGTTTTTTGGAACTTCAAGTTCTGAATAAATTTTGGGTCGAAGCTTCCGGCGGAAGCACGGTTCGCTATAAGGGAAGCCCTGCGATTGAGCGCTCAGTGTTGACCGGCGGCTCAACACTTGAGAAAGTCCCCTAA
- a CDS encoding SUMF1/EgtB/PvdO family nonheme iron enzyme: MKRHLTKFFGLSLLFFFLTSVSLFANDVRVTNVTLTGDNPNGQPAFTNVQFNLSWKNSWRDAGSPSPTANWDAVWIFVKFRDESGFYRHATLSNNAAHHNGQGYTVMPSADGKGAFIYRSSSGSGEVNLSNVSLRWNYGVDMTVPIQAVTMQVFAVEMVYIPQGSFFVGDSTTTNVANQFCKGGTIEPFEITSEDALTLGGSNTTNLSNRNNTGASIQDDFSSAQTRSLPAAFPKGFRAFYVMKYEVTFGQIADFYNTLTPQQVTNLTNGQGINASISGARTAAFSGTVPNITTNRPDRPIYFSAYDRSLLYLAWSGLRPMTELEFEKACRGPEKPFPGEFAWGNASAVAATSISGNEDGTETISNSQANSNYGGVTFVGGDGQIGTLRSGIFARSGTGRTQSGSSYYGVMELSGNVWEACVMIGNTTGRAYTGIHGSGAISPSGTLTGPEASEWSTSSNFARSRGGDYSASSSFIRLRVSDRNHNFFGDNFRGVRTAP; the protein is encoded by the coding sequence ATGAAACGACACTTAACAAAATTTTTCGGGCTTTCCCTCCTCTTCTTCTTTCTCACTTCAGTATCACTTTTCGCCAATGACGTTCGTGTCACGAATGTCACCCTTACAGGTGATAACCCAAACGGGCAACCTGCTTTCACCAATGTTCAATTCAATCTTTCGTGGAAAAACTCTTGGCGCGACGCCGGCTCTCCTTCACCTACAGCCAATTGGGACGCGGTATGGATTTTTGTGAAATTCCGCGATGAATCCGGCTTTTACCGCCACGCAACGCTTTCTAACAATGCGGCTCATCACAACGGGCAGGGCTATACCGTTATGCCTTCCGCTGATGGCAAAGGCGCCTTTATTTACCGCTCTTCTTCAGGCTCAGGAGAAGTGAACCTTTCCAATGTTTCGTTGCGCTGGAATTATGGTGTCGATATGACCGTCCCGATTCAAGCTGTTACAATGCAAGTCTTTGCCGTTGAAATGGTGTATATCCCGCAAGGCAGTTTCTTTGTGGGTGATAGCACCACAACCAATGTAGCCAATCAATTCTGTAAAGGCGGAACCATCGAACCCTTCGAAATTACCAGCGAAGATGCGTTAACCTTAGGCGGTTCAAACACCACCAACCTTTCAAATCGAAATAACACCGGTGCTTCTATACAAGATGACTTTTCAAGTGCTCAAACCCGCTCTTTGCCGGCAGCATTTCCTAAAGGCTTTCGGGCATTTTATGTGATGAAGTACGAAGTGACTTTTGGCCAAATCGCTGATTTTTACAATACCCTAACCCCACAGCAAGTCACAAATTTGACGAACGGCCAAGGCATCAATGCCAGTATTTCCGGAGCACGAACTGCCGCTTTCAGCGGAACTGTGCCAAACATAACCACCAATCGACCTGATCGCCCAATCTACTTTAGTGCGTATGATCGTTCCTTACTGTATTTGGCTTGGTCCGGCCTTCGACCAATGACAGAGCTTGAATTTGAAAAAGCCTGCCGCGGCCCCGAAAAGCCTTTTCCGGGAGAATTCGCTTGGGGCAATGCCTCCGCTGTAGCGGCAACTTCCATCTCCGGTAATGAAGATGGCACCGAAACCATTTCAAATTCACAAGCCAATTCGAATTATGGTGGAGTGACATTCGTAGGTGGTGACGGACAAATTGGAACCCTTCGTTCCGGAATTTTTGCACGAAGCGGAACCGGCCGGACGCAGTCAGGCTCTTCTTACTATGGCGTAATGGAACTAAGCGGAAATGTGTGGGAAGCTTGCGTGATGATCGGAAACACCACAGGAAGAGCTTATACCGGAATTCACGGTTCTGGCGCAATTTCACCCTCCGGCACGTTGACAGGGCCTGAAGCTTCGGAATGGTCAACAAGTTCAAACTTTGCCCGTTCACGAGGCGGTGATTATTCTGCAAGTTCATCGTTTATCAGACTTCGAGTATCCGATCGAAACCACAACTTTTTTGGAGATAACTTCAGAGGTGTCAGAACGGCTCCGTAA
- a CDS encoding T9SS type A sorting domain-containing protein produces MKQLTQFCFAAITLLILGQGMALAQKHEGGSFDGQGVGISGVISLSGANTAYSYTNPRFLGGGFDGAALGASNVISLSGAASAYTYTNPRFLGGSFDGSSALATGVISLTGNPTAYSYLNPRFYGGNFDGSSRDTSAVISLIGTPSPYTYLNPRFYGGSFDGSVALASAIITLEGGSSAYTYTNPRYFGGSFSGFSSIRALGPVTLDVPNRERPIPKDFALLQNFPNPFNPTTTLRYQLPRSGFVQLEVFDVLGRKVATLISETKAAGYYTYTLSANQLALGSGVYFYRIQSGDFSEIRKMILLK; encoded by the coding sequence ATGAAACAACTTACTCAATTTTGCTTCGCCGCCATTACCCTGCTCATTCTCGGGCAGGGAATGGCTTTGGCGCAAAAGCATGAAGGCGGCTCATTTGATGGGCAGGGCGTGGGCATCAGTGGGGTGATTTCGCTTAGCGGTGCAAACACGGCGTATTCTTACACCAATCCACGCTTTTTAGGCGGCGGCTTCGATGGCGCAGCGCTCGGTGCAAGCAATGTCATTTCACTTAGCGGCGCAGCATCTGCTTACACCTATACTAACCCGCGATTTTTAGGTGGCAGCTTTGATGGTTCTTCCGCTTTGGCAACGGGCGTGATTTCGCTGACCGGAAATCCAACAGCTTATTCCTATCTGAACCCGCGATTTTATGGCGGTAATTTCGACGGCAGTTCGCGCGACACCTCGGCAGTTATTTCGCTCATAGGGACACCTTCCCCGTACACCTATTTGAACCCGCGTTTTTACGGCGGTAGTTTCGATGGGTCGGTAGCCTTGGCTTCGGCAATTATTACGCTTGAGGGCGGTTCATCGGCATATACCTACACCAATCCACGTTACTTTGGCGGAAGCTTCTCGGGGTTTTCCTCGATTCGTGCGCTTGGGCCCGTTACGCTTGATGTTCCGAATCGCGAACGCCCGATTCCGAAGGACTTTGCCTTGCTTCAAAATTTTCCAAATCCCTTTAACCCAACCACCACCCTGCGCTATCAATTGCCGCGCTCGGGGTTTGTACAATTGGAGGTATTTGATGTTTTGGGGCGAAAAGTCGCGACACTAATTTCTGAGACGAAAGCCGCAGGCTATTACACTTACACACTCTCGGCCAATCAATTGGCTCTGGGCAGTGGGGTGTATTTTTATCGGATTCAATCGGGAGATTTTTCTGAAATCAGAAAAATGATTTTGCTGAAATAA
- a CDS encoding DUF5989 family protein, translating to MEILKDLFLFLSERKKWWLAPLIVVLLLIGVLVVIGGGSAIAPFIYTLF from the coding sequence ATGGAAATCCTGAAAGATTTATTTCTCTTTCTCTCCGAAAGAAAAAAATGGTGGCTTGCACCGTTGATTGTGGTTTTACTTTTAATTGGAGTATTGGTGGTGATTGGCGGCGGATCGGCAATTGCGCCATTTATTTATACACTATTCTAA
- a CDS encoding PIG-L family deacetylase — MKNQLQNQQFFVHNSLFSNRLLKALIASLLIPFFYDCSIHLKAGENGWGVNEDSTTTKLRVLAFSAHPDDEDGATLSYYAEMPNTETYSIFFTRGEGGQNEIGSALYDELAYIRTNETYRAASQLGTETFFLGFEDFGFSKTATETFQRWGGKNRVIEHVVYAIRLIQPDIIISNHDTITTKPFRQHGNHQAVGISIFEAFEKAADSTFCPHQFRNGIRPWQTSRLFTRIFRDSAHASILIPVDSLVETQGKTHDTIIEKETYRNRAFRALAEHKSQGMDKISPITFPFFYLPHRYWLTRSRGENNRTGLRLEEGLSINKKIIYPLREWEKSGYPFQPMPPLLLFASPQVMLKKRIEEDAYSPQFPVRYRREIEFVAVNATGEILPVLLTAHLVSPKERRLIAQRSYLFAREKRFRLKDTLSVWLEADPKFESIRVELSLKPINSSDTERFRKVEKTLFIAPVLATKDSSMRPIGLIETYDRTLRDFFAQMEIDFTPLDSLTLEKTVKNSRLKAFQTLIVDLRAHLYRPDIVKHRKQLLEYVEKGGHLIVFYHKPKDWKEGELISPFPIELTSERVTEETAPVKILTPKHRFFNFPNRLEPTDWQNWVQERAVYLPSGDTAKTSPKFERLLEINDTNDPAPPTSILTARYGKGRITYISLALYRQLRIWQNGAVRLFLNLISDEGRLKK, encoded by the coding sequence GTGAAAAATCAATTGCAGAATCAGCAGTTCTTCGTTCATAATTCCCTCTTCTCAAATCGCCTGTTGAAAGCGTTAATTGCCTCGCTTCTTATCCCTTTTTTTTACGATTGTTCAATCCATCTTAAAGCGGGTGAAAATGGATGGGGTGTGAACGAAGATTCCACAACCACGAAATTGCGCGTCTTGGCTTTTTCTGCTCACCCTGATGATGAAGACGGTGCGACACTCTCATATTATGCCGAAATGCCCAACACAGAAACCTATAGCATCTTTTTTACCCGAGGCGAAGGCGGTCAAAACGAAATTGGTTCAGCACTTTACGACGAATTGGCTTATATCCGTACAAACGAAACTTATCGCGCGGCTTCTCAGCTTGGAACAGAAACCTTCTTTTTGGGATTCGAAGACTTTGGATTTTCAAAAACCGCGACCGAAACCTTTCAACGATGGGGTGGAAAAAACCGCGTCATCGAGCACGTGGTTTATGCCATTCGCTTGATTCAGCCCGATATTATTATCTCCAATCACGATACCATCACCACAAAACCGTTTCGTCAGCACGGCAATCATCAGGCGGTCGGAATTTCAATTTTCGAAGCATTCGAAAAAGCGGCCGACTCAACTTTCTGCCCGCATCAGTTTCGAAATGGAATTCGCCCTTGGCAAACTTCAAGGCTTTTTACGCGGATTTTTCGCGACAGCGCTCACGCTTCAATCTTAATCCCAGTGGATTCACTTGTTGAAACACAAGGCAAGACTCATGACACAATCATAGAAAAAGAAACCTATCGGAATCGCGCCTTTCGCGCACTTGCGGAACATAAATCGCAAGGGATGGATAAAATTTCGCCCATCACTTTTCCTTTCTTTTATTTGCCGCATCGATATTGGCTTACAAGAAGCCGTGGTGAAAACAATCGGACGGGTTTAAGGCTTGAGGAAGGGCTTTCGATAAATAAAAAAATCATTTACCCGCTCCGGGAGTGGGAAAAAAGTGGATACCCGTTTCAACCGATGCCGCCGCTACTCCTTTTCGCCTCACCACAAGTAATGCTGAAAAAGCGCATTGAAGAAGACGCCTATAGCCCGCAATTTCCGGTTCGATATCGGCGAGAGATTGAGTTTGTGGCCGTGAACGCCACAGGTGAAATATTGCCTGTCTTGCTTACCGCCCATCTTGTTTCGCCAAAAGAAAGGCGGCTCATCGCACAGCGTTCATATCTTTTTGCGCGTGAAAAACGGTTTCGGCTAAAAGACACGCTTTCCGTTTGGCTTGAGGCAGACCCAAAATTTGAATCAATCCGGGTTGAGCTTTCCTTAAAACCAATCAATTCGAGTGATACCGAGCGGTTCCGAAAAGTTGAAAAAACGCTCTTTATTGCCCCGGTTCTTGCAACAAAAGACAGTTCGATGCGGCCGATTGGATTAATTGAAACCTACGATCGAACCTTACGTGATTTCTTTGCGCAAATGGAAATCGACTTTACGCCTTTGGATTCGCTCACATTAGAAAAAACGGTTAAAAACTCCCGGTTAAAAGCCTTTCAAACCCTCATCGTTGACCTTCGTGCGCATTTGTATCGGCCTGATATTGTGAAGCACCGTAAGCAACTTTTGGAATATGTTGAAAAGGGCGGTCATCTGATTGTTTTTTATCATAAGCCGAAAGATTGGAAAGAGGGGGAATTGATTTCGCCGTTTCCCATTGAGCTCACCTCCGAACGCGTCACAGAGGAAACTGCTCCTGTTAAAATTCTCACCCCAAAGCACCGCTTCTTTAACTTCCCAAACCGACTTGAGCCCACGGATTGGCAAAATTGGGTTCAAGAACGGGCGGTTTATTTGCCTTCCGGCGATACTGCCAAAACCTCGCCAAAATTTGAACGCCTGCTCGAAATCAATGACACCAACGACCCTGCACCGCCAACATCAATTCTCACCGCCCGTTACGGAAAAGGGCGGATCACCTACATTTCGCTTGCACTTTATCGCCAACTCCGAATTTGGCAAAACGGTGCCGTAAGGTTATTTTTGAACTTGATTTCCGATGAGGGAAGGCTGAAAAAGTAG
- a CDS encoding ATP-binding protein has translation MPFVAVITDHPEQANLLPRLFSQQAITVETYTYNELDLVPQTTEVVFADYNGSQLQTDALILLQSRLNAAPISALIHNRELTVVTRAIRTFASDIFHPTGHFAEDSAEVISSFYRLQRKRAHSLAQQKELHIKLKNSAHAVLSPKVKKVPNTIQKIEQPVLILDSDNRIVGINSAAQLLMGLSEEDVYGRRVEHFLMLTEDERKNIREGKSFRGEFSASSFVEMSVGYTITPRFDDNGAMLGAMVIFKDITEDKIRRVQAEKSEKMQTLGEIAAAISHEVKNPLAGIKSMVQAISVDLDPKTEMYQYVNQISQEVSRINKFIEDTFAFARHKRQRIVKIAVPEIIDSVLALLAENFKSSGVQVFKHYEPNLPMLRVDADQIRQVFLNVVMNAVEAMNQANGGLGATEKKLEITAHQTIVFTGGETRPYVETLFHDTGPGAPSQVLSKVFDPFFTTKSSGTGLGLAICYKIIHEHHGQIELLNRRGGGATVSIRLPVLFLSRFEDKLKDPDVALATNASQNGAQEGNRALVQNVTQEIKSREKSIAESAVLRS, from the coding sequence ATGCCATTTGTTGCGGTTATCACCGATCACCCTGAGCAGGCGAATCTATTGCCGAGGCTTTTTTCTCAGCAAGCAATTACGGTTGAAACTTATACTTACAATGAGTTAGACTTGGTTCCACAAACGACGGAAGTTGTTTTTGCAGATTATAATGGCAGTCAGCTTCAAACCGATGCACTGATTCTGCTCCAATCCCGATTGAATGCCGCACCGATTTCCGCCCTAATTCATAACCGTGAGCTTACCGTTGTGACCCGCGCGATTCGAACATTTGCCTCCGATATTTTTCACCCCACCGGTCATTTTGCTGAAGACTCAGCCGAGGTAATTTCTTCCTTCTATCGGCTACAACGCAAGCGCGCTCATTCTCTAGCGCAGCAAAAAGAGCTGCATATCAAACTAAAAAATAGCGCGCATGCCGTTCTTTCTCCTAAGGTGAAGAAAGTGCCAAATACGATTCAGAAAATTGAGCAGCCGGTTTTGATTTTGGATAGTGACAATCGGATCGTGGGGATAAATTCAGCTGCACAACTGTTAATGGGGCTTTCGGAAGAAGATGTTTACGGGCGGCGAGTCGAACATTTTTTGATGCTAACCGAGGATGAGCGAAAAAATATTCGAGAAGGTAAAAGTTTCCGTGGCGAGTTTTCAGCCTCGTCTTTTGTAGAAATGAGCGTCGGTTATACAATTACCCCGCGCTTTGATGATAATGGCGCGATGCTTGGGGCGATGGTCATTTTCAAAGATATTACCGAAGATAAAATCAGACGCGTTCAAGCCGAGAAATCAGAAAAGATGCAGACTTTGGGAGAAATCGCGGCAGCGATTTCGCATGAAGTCAAAAATCCGCTTGCCGGAATCAAATCGATGGTACAAGCCATTAGTGTGGATTTAGATCCGAAAACCGAGATGTACCAATATGTGAATCAAATTTCTCAGGAAGTCTCGCGGATCAATAAATTCATTGAAGATACCTTCGCCTTTGCACGCCATAAGCGGCAACGAATTGTCAAAATCGCGGTTCCTGAAATCATTGATTCTGTGCTTGCACTTCTGGCAGAAAATTTCAAGTCAAGCGGGGTTCAAGTGTTCAAGCATTATGAACCCAATTTACCAATGCTGCGTGTGGATGCTGATCAAATCAGGCAGGTATTTCTGAATGTGGTTATGAATGCCGTCGAGGCAATGAACCAAGCCAATGGCGGGCTCGGGGCTACTGAAAAAAAATTAGAAATTACAGCCCATCAAACCATTGTGTTCACGGGCGGCGAAACACGGCCTTATGTCGAAACACTTTTTCACGACACCGGCCCCGGAGCCCCATCGCAAGTATTATCAAAAGTTTTTGATCCCTTTTTTACGACAAAGTCAAGCGGAACAGGTTTAGGGCTGGCAATTTGTTATAAAATTATTCATGAACATCACGGCCAAATTGAACTCTTGAATCGGCGGGGCGGTGGGGCAACGGTTTCGATTCGCTTGCCCGTATTGTTTCTTTCAAGGTTTGAAGATAAACTGAAGGATCCGGATGTTGCACTTGCCACAAACGCCTCTCAAAATGGGGCGCAAGAAGGAAATCGTGCATTGGTTCAAAATGTGACTCAAGAAATAAAATCTCGTGAAAAATCAATTGCAGAATCAGCAGTTCTTCGTTCATAA